One genomic window of Cannabis sativa cultivar Pink pepper isolate KNU-18-1 chromosome 2, ASM2916894v1, whole genome shotgun sequence includes the following:
- the LOC133034999 gene encoding uncharacterized protein LOC133034999: MICRFLTRASQLFGRKKREVSDVVARQAKEIEKLKAEVQSLKQQRNAAEQEEEGEVAGEAYVPQPYAPQDEVQPQIYAEEFISLNDQGILYNFDDHAALNQQVHLCSDNIDNIVARGYLYEHVGMIKVHCQDYDDSHARIMVSEILQEDAEIPVPIEECRYVRDVYQMFLPWPKHLILTTEGPLAQPPSRRDASKGKAPMLSPQGRGAREDDLFTEEKMALIPNSLKWMIHEFLRLKDKRDIITIPVSRGFIAPRTQITLSGKDLQQVATCDYIGNQGMLFGMMHIWESINGLRKIFKFYDPELLTVHGINDEEQSQSFDDAARRLANWLSLMNNNHQMFFIPWNIG; this comes from the exons atgatttgtaggttcctgaccagggcatctcaactgttcggcaggaagaaaagggaagtgtctgatgttgtggctcggcaagcgaaggagattgaaaaattaaaagccgaagtccaatcccttaagcagcagaggaacgctgccgaacaagaggaagaaggagaggtggctggtgaggcgtatgttccacaaccatacgctcctcaggatgaggtacaaccacaaatttatgctgaggagtttatttccctcaacgaccaaggtatcctatacaattttgatgaccatgcggcccttaatcagcaagtacatctctgctctgacaacatcgacaatattgtggcccgagggtatttgtacgagcatgtgggtatgatcaaagttcactgccaggattacgatgattcacatgcccggatcatggtttcggaaatcctgcaagaggacgctgaaatcccagtcccaattgaagagtgcagatatgttagggacgtataccagatgttccttccttggcctaaacacttaattttaacaaccgag ggtccactcgctcaaccgccctcaagacgtgatgcgtcaaaggggaaagctccgatgctttctccacaaggccgtggtgcacgggaagatgacttgttcacggaagagaagatggcgttgatccctaattcgctaaaatggatgattcatgaattcctaaggctcaaagataaacgtgatataatcacaattcctgtctcccgaggattcattgcaccgcgtacccagatcacgttatctggaaaggatttgcagcaggttgctacgtgtgactacatcggcaaccagggaatgctgtttggaatgat gcacatatgggagagcatcaacggtctgagaaaaattttcaagttttacgacccagagcttctcacagtgcatgggatcaacgatgaagaacagagtcagtcttttgatgatgcggcaagacgattggctaattggttatcattaatgaacaacaaccaccaaatgttctttattccttggaatatcgggtaa